In Candidatus Sericytochromatia bacterium, a genomic segment contains:
- the recN gene encoding DNA repair protein RecN — protein MLRTLSIKNFVLMDDLTLDFSAGMCLLTGETGAGKSVLIEALAAALGGRVTLDMIRRGASRATIEATFVSPSDGAWPVALDESLQAEGLETAVENELTLSREITPRGSRCRIDGQLVTQTVLRQIGALMVDVVSQHEHQRLMVPAFQRELLDRYGRLLPQRQAVREAHARWTGLRTRLKELRQTSQTREQQGDFWRYQLREIEAAAVLDAHEEDALKTERLRLVHATDLRRVTESAYQGLYAGEQEPSAFDQIARYVQSLSEQSGHDPALEEACASLAEIQASLKEVATGLRQHLEGLEADPERLREVEQRLDTLGNLSRKYGPGLSEVLAHAGRLRENLANQESADTRLAELSEAVRASQADLVAACDALTAGRREAASVLEEALGQELRELELPRAKLVVQLTPNEGPAGWRADGAEQIEFLISLNSGESPRPLAKSASGGEMARVMLAMETVLAGLDRVPVLVFDEVDTGISGKAALAVAERLADLSRSHQVLCITHLPTVAAMADHHIHLEKRDDDVQTRVEATPLDEAGRIRELAALSSGSPHPAALQHAEALIAQAKRHKDSAGPRRATGSGPHSER, from the coding sequence ATGCTCCGAACACTCTCGATCAAGAACTTCGTTCTGATGGACGACTTGACGCTCGACTTCAGCGCGGGGATGTGCTTGCTCACGGGCGAAACCGGTGCGGGCAAATCGGTTCTGATCGAGGCTCTGGCGGCCGCGTTGGGAGGCCGAGTCACGCTGGACATGATCCGGCGCGGGGCCTCACGCGCCACCATCGAGGCCACCTTCGTGAGTCCATCGGATGGCGCCTGGCCCGTGGCCCTGGATGAGAGCCTTCAAGCCGAGGGGCTGGAAACGGCGGTCGAGAACGAGCTGACCCTGAGCCGGGAAATCACCCCCAGGGGGAGTCGCTGTCGGATCGACGGCCAGCTGGTCACCCAGACGGTCCTGAGGCAGATCGGGGCGCTGATGGTTGATGTCGTTTCCCAGCACGAGCACCAGCGCTTGATGGTTCCCGCTTTCCAGCGGGAGCTACTGGACCGATATGGTCGACTGCTGCCGCAGAGGCAGGCGGTCCGAGAGGCCCACGCGCGCTGGACGGGCCTGAGAACCCGCCTGAAAGAGCTGCGTCAGACCAGCCAGACCCGGGAGCAACAAGGCGATTTCTGGCGCTATCAACTGCGCGAGATCGAAGCAGCCGCCGTGCTCGATGCTCACGAGGAGGATGCCCTGAAGACCGAGCGTCTGCGCCTGGTGCACGCGACCGACCTCCGCCGCGTGACGGAATCGGCTTACCAGGGCCTATATGCAGGCGAGCAGGAACCCTCGGCCTTTGATCAGATCGCACGGTACGTGCAATCACTGAGCGAACAAAGCGGTCATGACCCAGCGCTCGAGGAAGCCTGCGCCTCCCTGGCTGAAATCCAGGCTTCCCTCAAAGAAGTGGCCACCGGCCTGCGTCAGCACCTGGAAGGTCTGGAAGCGGATCCGGAACGATTGCGGGAAGTGGAACAACGCCTGGATACCCTGGGCAACCTGAGCCGAAAATACGGCCCGGGTCTCAGCGAGGTGCTCGCTCACGCGGGCCGCCTGAGAGAGAACCTGGCAAACCAGGAAAGTGCTGACACGCGTCTGGCGGAGCTGAGCGAGGCGGTCAGAGCGTCACAGGCCGACCTGGTGGCCGCTTGCGACGCCCTGACGGCTGGTCGTAGGGAAGCAGCCAGCGTGCTGGAGGAGGCACTGGGGCAGGAATTGAGAGAGCTGGAATTGCCACGGGCCAAGCTGGTCGTCCAGCTCACGCCGAACGAGGGGCCGGCGGGCTGGCGTGCAGATGGCGCCGAGCAGATCGAATTCCTGATCAGCTTGAACTCCGGAGAATCCCCTCGCCCATTGGCAAAAAGTGCCTCCGGCGGCGAAATGGCCCGCGTGATGCTGGCCATGGAAACGGTGCTGGCAGGGCTGGATCGCGTCCCCGTGCTGGTCTTTGACGAGGTAGATACCGGCATCAGCGGCAAGGCGGCGCTGGCGGTGGCGGAACGTCTGGCCGACCTGTCCCGCTCCCATCAGGTTCTGTGTATCACCCACCTACCGACGGTGGCGGCGATGGCGGACCACCACATCCACCTGGAAAAACGGGACGATGACGTTCAGACCCGGGTCGAAGCCACCCCCCTCGATGAGGCTGGACGCATCCGGGAGCTGGCGGCCCTGTCGAGCGGGTCACCACATCCAGCGGCTCTGCAGCACGCGGAGGCCCTGATCGCGCAGGCCAAACGCCACAAAGACAGTGCTGGGCCCAGGCGGGCGACCGGCAGCGGGCCCCATTCCGAGAGGTAA
- the dnaG gene encoding DNA primase yields MNLIPDDPIAEIRARADIVEVISERVVLKRSGRNLLGLCPFHQERTPSFNVNPERQIFRCFGCGEGGDVFTFVMKTNGMTFPEALRSLAERYGITLPERSPQADERQRILEANEAAAGYFSWLLEHEDHGRDARAYLSGRGIDATWRKRFRLGLSPNGWDGLHRHLLGRQVPLDVQEQAALVRRRQSQDGCYDYFRNRIMFPILNEATQVVGFGARALGPNDEPKYLNSPDTLVYRKGNLLYGLSEAREAMKQRDRVILVEGYLDVLTAHLSGFEETVGVLGTALTPQQARALLRYTPSRRVTLAFDADRAGLQAAERGIATLSEVTQGVGLEVRVLAVPSGKDPDAFLRQEGAAAFDALLSTAPSLFEFLLNRAIAPHDPSTPEGRTRAVAAAVPILRQIESYVTQDHHVTWLSERLQTRPETLRLELGKGTRQPGSLPARVPPPPAKKLSTREAERLLLYHMVEHPSARADLREKLANVVFSPVHQAIREALAQLDAEGVQPIDWSLLLARFSGELEIHKALSALSFEDYAAWGRDLSEVVEDCILTLEIDYWQAHKLTLTERIKRGDQVSEAETRRLQEIVLYLVSLDKKRRKMAPSVDEKSPQAGT; encoded by the coding sequence GTGAACCTGATACCTGACGACCCCATCGCCGAGATCCGTGCGCGTGCCGACATCGTCGAGGTCATCTCCGAACGCGTGGTGCTCAAGCGCAGCGGCCGCAACCTGCTCGGCCTCTGTCCGTTCCATCAGGAACGCACCCCCAGCTTCAACGTCAACCCGGAACGTCAGATTTTTCGCTGTTTCGGCTGCGGAGAAGGCGGTGACGTCTTCACCTTTGTGATGAAGACGAACGGCATGACCTTTCCGGAGGCGCTCCGCTCCCTGGCCGAACGCTACGGCATCACCCTGCCAGAACGTAGCCCTCAAGCCGATGAACGCCAACGCATCCTGGAGGCCAACGAGGCCGCAGCAGGCTATTTCAGCTGGTTGCTGGAACACGAGGACCATGGCCGTGACGCGCGGGCTTACCTGAGTGGCCGCGGAATTGATGCCACCTGGCGAAAACGATTTCGGCTCGGGCTCTCGCCGAACGGCTGGGACGGCCTGCACCGCCATCTGCTGGGGCGCCAGGTGCCCTTGGACGTTCAGGAGCAAGCGGCCCTGGTCAGGCGACGTCAGAGCCAGGATGGCTGTTATGACTACTTTCGCAACCGCATCATGTTCCCGATCCTCAATGAGGCCACCCAGGTGGTGGGTTTCGGCGCTCGGGCCCTGGGCCCGAATGATGAGCCCAAGTACCTGAATAGCCCGGACACCCTGGTCTATCGCAAGGGGAACCTCCTGTACGGCCTGTCGGAGGCGCGTGAAGCCATGAAGCAGCGAGACCGGGTGATCCTGGTGGAAGGCTACCTGGACGTACTCACGGCCCACCTGTCAGGTTTCGAAGAAACGGTGGGCGTGCTGGGAACGGCGCTCACGCCTCAGCAAGCGCGGGCCTTGCTGCGCTACACCCCCTCCCGACGTGTGACCCTGGCCTTCGACGCCGACCGCGCCGGCCTGCAAGCCGCGGAGCGAGGCATCGCCACCCTGAGCGAGGTGACCCAGGGGGTGGGCCTGGAGGTGCGCGTGCTGGCGGTCCCCTCCGGCAAGGACCCGGACGCCTTCCTGAGACAGGAGGGTGCCGCGGCGTTCGACGCCCTGCTCTCGACGGCGCCGAGCCTGTTCGAGTTTTTGCTGAACCGGGCGATCGCCCCGCACGACCCGAGCACTCCCGAGGGGCGCACCCGGGCGGTCGCAGCGGCCGTTCCGATCCTGCGTCAAATTGAAAGTTACGTGACCCAGGACCACCACGTCACGTGGCTGAGTGAGCGTCTCCAGACGCGTCCGGAGACGCTGCGCCTGGAACTCGGCAAGGGCACCCGGCAGCCAGGCTCGCTCCCCGCGCGGGTGCCCCCGCCCCCCGCCAAGAAGCTCTCCACGCGAGAGGCCGAGCGCTTGCTGCTTTACCACATGGTGGAACACCCTTCCGCACGGGCCGACCTGCGGGAAAAACTGGCCAATGTGGTGTTCAGCCCGGTCCATCAGGCCATCCGGGAGGCCCTGGCGCAACTGGATGCCGAGGGCGTGCAGCCGATCGACTGGTCCCTGCTGCTGGCCCGTTTCTCGGGCGAACTGGAAATTCACAAGGCCCTCTCAGCGCTGTCCTTCGAAGACTACGCGGCCTGGGGGCGCGACCTGTCCGAGGTGGTCGAGGATTGCATCCTGACGCTGGAGATCGATTACTGGCAGGCCCACAAGCTGACGCTCACGGAACGCATCAAGCGAGGGGATCAGGTCAGTGAAGCGGAAACGCGCCGCTTGCAAGAAATCGTCCTGTATCTGGTCAGTCTCGACAAAAAACGTCGAAAAATGGCGCCCAGCGTCGATGAAAAATCCCCCCAGGCGGGAACATAA
- a CDS encoding deoxyguanosinetriphosphate triphosphohydrolase has protein sequence MSVDQAAPFTTAARERQEAFEAAWLHPAAARARASRGRDMAEPECPLRTLYQRDRDRILHAKAFRRLKHKTQVFIAPEGDHYRTRLTHTLEVAQISRTLARALRLNEDLTEAIGLGHDLGHAPFGHAGERVLDELFEPAGFRHNEQSVRVVEHLEPLNLTREVRDGILHHTGPGIPSTLEGQIVKICDRIAYLNHDLDDARRAGIIGDGDIPTWVDATFGHTRGARIACMLDELIQHSDLEAGEIRMGPERHEAFLELRAWMFKRVYTGSRAKAEESKAMRVVAQLYQHFSQDREALEAGLGTRIAPEEHARRAVDYVAGMTDRYAMAAYHRAFLPSPWRLADESASMGP, from the coding sequence ATGTCGGTCGACCAAGCTGCCCCATTCACCACGGCCGCCCGCGAACGCCAAGAAGCGTTCGAAGCCGCGTGGTTACATCCCGCCGCCGCCCGCGCACGGGCGAGCCGCGGACGAGACATGGCGGAGCCGGAATGTCCGCTGCGAACGCTCTATCAGCGTGATCGAGACCGGATTCTCCACGCCAAGGCCTTCAGACGCCTGAAACACAAGACCCAGGTCTTCATTGCGCCCGAAGGCGATCATTACCGCACGCGTCTGACCCACACCTTGGAAGTCGCGCAAATCTCCCGAACGCTGGCGCGCGCCTTGCGCCTGAATGAAGACCTGACCGAGGCCATCGGGCTCGGCCACGATCTCGGGCACGCCCCGTTCGGCCACGCCGGCGAGCGCGTGCTGGATGAGTTGTTCGAACCGGCAGGATTTCGCCACAACGAGCAGAGTGTGCGGGTGGTCGAGCACCTGGAACCGCTCAATCTCACCCGCGAGGTGCGCGATGGCATTCTGCACCATACGGGGCCGGGCATCCCTTCCACCCTGGAGGGCCAGATTGTCAAAATCTGCGACCGGATTGCTTACCTGAACCATGATCTGGATGACGCGCGGCGCGCCGGCATCATTGGAGACGGCGACATTCCGACCTGGGTGGATGCCACCTTCGGCCACACGCGCGGGGCACGCATCGCGTGCATGCTCGATGAGCTGATTCAACACAGCGACCTGGAGGCCGGCGAGATTCGCATGGGGCCCGAGCGTCACGAGGCCTTCCTGGAACTCCGCGCCTGGATGTTCAAGCGGGTCTACACCGGCAGTCGGGCCAAGGCCGAAGAGAGCAAAGCGATGCGCGTGGTGGCGCAGCTTTACCAGCACTTCAGCCAGGATCGCGAGGCCTTGGAAGCGGGACTGGGCACCCGGATCGCACCGGAGGAGCACGCCCGTCGGGCGGTCGACTACGTGGCTGGTATGACCGATCGGTATGCGATGGCGGCTTACCATCGGGCCTTTTTGCCGTCCCCATGGCGGCTCGCCGATGAATCTGCTTCCATGGGCCCGTGA